A window from Akkermansia muciniphila encodes these proteins:
- a CDS encoding glycosyltransferase family 2 protein, with protein MPLVSIIIPCYNVAGFMKKCLDTVCAQTLRDIEIICINDGSGDGTLDILREYEAADGRFIIIDQPNAGVAAARNAGLDAVSGTYIGFVDPDDYISPVMFQRLYLAAEQYGADLACMGATVAGDMPLSVRWSMLNGLQCPEWHCDHYDFAAMGPFSELCWDKLYRAEFLKKTGLRFRAGMRQGSDALFNNLLQPYVRNIVKIPDCLYIYRPTRPDSLVNVYKAPDKKGSGFYPALERIDLIAAAYREQGCLEKAGITVLNWLNGSIQLFSSNLLNQTAAEKKKALDAVRALLDKYEWRDFVKSPESPFRLLKHIARGNDLRVRCALFGIYRVLHSRMGNRLVDLCTRIINLRGSAR; from the coding sequence ATGCCACTCGTCTCCATTATCATTCCCTGCTACAACGTGGCCGGATTCATGAAAAAATGCCTGGATACCGTCTGCGCCCAGACGCTCCGGGACATAGAAATCATCTGCATCAATGACGGTTCCGGGGATGGAACGCTGGATATTCTGCGGGAATATGAAGCGGCGGATGGCAGGTTCATCATCATTGACCAGCCCAATGCGGGCGTAGCGGCGGCGCGCAATGCCGGGCTGGATGCGGTTTCCGGAACGTACATCGGTTTTGTGGACCCGGATGACTACATTTCACCCGTCATGTTCCAGCGGCTTTACCTGGCGGCGGAACAGTACGGAGCGGACCTGGCCTGCATGGGCGCCACGGTGGCCGGGGACATGCCCCTCTCCGTACGGTGGAGCATGCTCAACGGCCTGCAATGCCCGGAATGGCACTGTGACCACTACGACTTTGCCGCCATGGGACCGTTCAGCGAACTGTGCTGGGACAAGCTCTACCGTGCGGAATTCCTGAAAAAGACGGGTCTGCGCTTCAGGGCGGGGATGCGGCAGGGGAGCGACGCCCTGTTCAACAACCTGCTCCAGCCTTATGTGCGGAATATCGTGAAAATACCGGACTGCCTGTACATCTACCGGCCTACGCGTCCGGATTCCCTGGTGAACGTGTACAAGGCTCCGGACAAAAAAGGTTCCGGATTCTATCCGGCGCTGGAACGCATTGACCTGATTGCGGCGGCCTACCGGGAACAGGGGTGTCTGGAAAAAGCCGGAATCACGGTGCTGAACTGGCTGAACGGCAGTATTCAGCTCTTCTCCTCCAATCTGCTGAACCAGACGGCGGCGGAAAAAAAGAAGGCTCTGGATGCCGTGCGCGCGTTGCTGGACAAATATGAATGGCGGGATTTTGTCAAATCTCCGGAATCCCCCTTCCGCCTGCTGAAACACATTGCCAGGGGGAATGATCTCCGCGTGCGTTGCGCCCTCTTCGGCATCTACCGGGTCCTGCATTCCCGCATGGGGAACAGGCTGGTGGACCTCTGCACGCGCATCATCAACCTGCGCGGAAGCGCACGGTAG
- a CDS encoding glycosyltransferase family 2 protein, giving the protein MKLLLTVFTPAFNRADCLRHCYESLRKQTCRDFIWLVVDDGSSDGTGDLVKEWMRAGELEIQYHYQENGGMHTAHNAAYELVSTELNVCLDSDDRMPEDAVASILEFWARHGSDRVAGMAGLDADAATGELIGTPFEEDAGETTLNGFYAAGGRGDKKLVYRTALMKQLPPYPVFPGEKYVGLGYKYMLADRLAPLLTMNKVLCLVEYREDGSSRNMFRQYVLNPRGFAFLRKEGMRYQPARRRRFMEAVHYVSASLLARNPRFLRESPRPFLTLAAIPFGVALMCLILVKNRKGKGGGK; this is encoded by the coding sequence ATGAAGCTGCTGCTGACCGTTTTTACCCCCGCATTCAACCGGGCGGACTGCCTGCGCCATTGTTATGAAAGCCTGCGGAAACAGACGTGCCGTGATTTCATCTGGCTGGTGGTGGATGACGGCTCCTCAGACGGGACCGGGGACCTGGTGAAGGAGTGGATGCGGGCCGGAGAGCTGGAAATACAGTATCACTACCAGGAAAATGGAGGCATGCATACCGCTCATAATGCCGCCTATGAACTGGTGTCTACGGAACTGAACGTCTGCCTGGATTCCGATGACCGGATGCCGGAGGACGCCGTGGCCTCCATCCTGGAATTCTGGGCGCGGCACGGAAGTGACCGGGTGGCAGGAATGGCGGGGCTGGATGCGGACGCCGCCACGGGGGAACTCATCGGCACGCCGTTTGAGGAAGACGCCGGTGAAACGACGCTGAACGGATTTTACGCGGCGGGAGGGCGCGGGGACAAAAAGCTGGTATACCGCACGGCTCTGATGAAACAGCTGCCGCCTTACCCCGTCTTCCCTGGTGAAAAATACGTGGGGCTGGGCTACAAGTACATGCTGGCGGACCGCCTGGCCCCCCTGCTGACCATGAACAAGGTGCTGTGCCTGGTGGAATACCGGGAAGACGGCTCCTCCAGAAACATGTTCAGGCAATACGTGCTGAATCCCAGGGGGTTCGCCTTCCTGCGGAAGGAGGGCATGCGGTACCAGCCTGCCCGGCGCAGGCGTTTCATGGAGGCCGTGCACTACGTGTCCGCCTCCCTGCTGGCCCGGAATCCCCGTTTTCTGCGGGAATCCCCCCGGCCTTTCCTGACGCTGGCTGCCATTCCGTTCGGTGTGGCGCTGATGTGCCTGATTCTCGTGAAAAACAGGAAAGGGAAGGGGGGCGGAAAATGA
- a CDS encoding glycosyltransferase yields MQMKRIFIAIQYMELGGAERALLGLLDALDAARFQVDLFVYRHSGELMPLIPSKVNLLPELPAYRAISRPLKDILLEGKLGIAGARLWAKWRSARFGKRLDGLENYAVFDDAAAAVSPFLPSLKKLGMYDLAISFLTPHRIVRDKVRARRKIAWIHTDYSSIGINVERELPVWRGYDHIISISPQAGKGFLSRFPELEDRLVQMENIVSPEVVREQAALEDVSGVMGGSPCLCTVGRFSHAKGMDRAVRLAARLVGLGMEQLRWYLIGYGDEASLRREIRDCGMEEHVIILGKKANPYPYMAACGLYVQPSRYEGKAVAVREAQILGRPVAVTRFPTSAGHVEDGVDGMIIPNEEEGAAVELFRLLNDAGRLESLSAECRRRDYGNRDEILKLEELI; encoded by the coding sequence ATGCAGATGAAACGTATCTTTATAGCTATTCAGTACATGGAGCTGGGGGGCGCGGAACGCGCTCTCCTGGGGTTGCTGGATGCGCTGGACGCCGCCCGCTTCCAGGTGGACCTGTTCGTTTACCGCCATTCCGGGGAGCTGATGCCGCTGATCCCGTCCAAGGTGAACCTGCTGCCGGAGCTGCCCGCCTACCGCGCCATTTCCCGGCCGCTGAAAGACATTCTGCTGGAAGGGAAGCTGGGCATAGCCGGAGCGCGCCTGTGGGCCAAATGGCGCTCCGCAAGGTTTGGAAAAAGGCTGGACGGCTTGGAGAACTACGCCGTTTTTGACGATGCGGCGGCGGCGGTCTCCCCCTTCCTTCCCTCCCTGAAGAAGCTGGGTATGTACGATCTTGCCATCAGCTTCCTGACTCCCCACCGCATCGTGCGGGACAAGGTGCGGGCCCGCAGGAAAATAGCGTGGATTCATACGGACTATTCCTCCATAGGCATTAATGTGGAACGTGAACTTCCGGTATGGCGCGGTTATGACCATATCATTTCCATCTCCCCGCAGGCGGGCAAGGGCTTTCTGTCCCGCTTCCCGGAGCTGGAAGACAGGCTGGTGCAGATGGAAAACATCGTGTCCCCGGAAGTGGTGCGGGAGCAGGCGGCGCTGGAGGACGTTTCCGGCGTGATGGGCGGTTCCCCCTGCCTGTGCACGGTGGGAAGATTTTCCCATGCCAAGGGGATGGACCGCGCCGTCAGGCTGGCCGCGCGGCTTGTGGGCCTGGGCATGGAGCAGCTCCGCTGGTATCTCATCGGGTACGGGGATGAAGCGTCCCTGCGGCGGGAAATAAGAGACTGCGGCATGGAGGAACACGTGATTATTCTGGGAAAGAAGGCCAATCCCTACCCCTACATGGCTGCCTGTGGCCTGTACGTCCAGCCGTCCCGGTATGAAGGGAAGGCCGTGGCGGTGAGGGAGGCCCAGATTCTGGGGCGCCCCGTAGCGGTCACCCGGTTCCCGACCTCTGCCGGACATGTGGAAGACGGGGTGGACGGCATGATTATTCCGAATGAAGAGGAAGGCGCCGCCGTAGAGCTGTTCCGCCTGCTGAATGACGCCGGACGTTTGGAAAGCCTCTCTGCGGAATGCCGCAGAAGGGACTATGGCAACCGTGATGAAATCCTGAAACTGGAGGAATTGATCTGA
- a CDS encoding lipopolysaccharide biosynthesis protein, giving the protein MRTLNSGKNFLVTISLMVTMTLLGFVTRKLFVNEIGVEYLGLNGLLTNILAAVTLLESGFGTSVVFHLYKPLAENDQPRILALLQFYRKVYRIIAAAVFILCLGLYPFLGCFIKDEGHLDYLTLVYFIFVFNSILPYLTAYKNSLINADQKNYRLGTINFVYQVGLNLSKLAILYYTANYVMYLVVESLFLAGFNVAMVRKVDALYPYVKSRVAHALDAVTKSQIVVNVKALFLHSVGGYFMHSTSNIVISSFVGLAAVGFYSNYMLVVGTISTFIMQVINSMAESVGNLIASEDRSHVYEIFRRVFLINFLICGVASIVLLNTLNPFISWWLGADYTLSGACSFVIILNFFVVGMRRSAMVFKTKAGIFHQDRYSPLLQGVINVILSVTLVQWWGIAGVLLAATLSLLSIGVWQFPRLVYKHVFHQPLRRYFMTYGWYLLLAAAGYMLTYPLCSRSYFSSPLADLFMWGGISVVIPLGLYVLVLFRTGPFRGLMGHMRTLVCR; this is encoded by the coding sequence ATGAGGACGCTGAACTCCGGAAAGAATTTTCTGGTGACCATCAGCCTGATGGTCACCATGACCCTGCTGGGTTTTGTGACGCGCAAGCTGTTCGTCAATGAGATAGGGGTGGAGTACCTGGGTCTCAACGGCTTGCTGACCAACATCCTGGCCGCTGTCACGCTGCTGGAGTCCGGTTTTGGAACCAGCGTGGTTTTCCACCTTTACAAGCCGCTGGCGGAGAATGACCAGCCGCGGATTCTGGCCCTGCTGCAATTTTACCGCAAGGTGTACCGCATCATTGCCGCCGCCGTGTTCATCCTGTGCCTGGGCCTGTATCCCTTCCTGGGCTGCTTCATCAAGGACGAGGGGCATCTGGACTACCTGACGCTGGTGTATTTCATCTTCGTCTTCAACTCCATCCTTCCGTACCTGACGGCATACAAGAATTCCCTCATCAATGCGGACCAGAAGAACTACAGGCTGGGGACCATCAACTTCGTCTACCAGGTGGGGCTGAACCTGTCCAAGCTGGCCATCCTGTATTATACGGCCAACTACGTAATGTACCTGGTGGTGGAATCCCTGTTCCTGGCGGGGTTCAATGTGGCCATGGTGCGCAAGGTGGATGCCCTGTACCCCTATGTGAAGAGCAGGGTGGCGCATGCGCTGGACGCCGTGACGAAAAGCCAGATTGTGGTCAACGTCAAGGCGCTGTTCCTGCACAGCGTGGGCGGGTACTTCATGCACTCCACCAGCAACATCGTCATCTCCAGCTTTGTGGGGCTGGCGGCGGTGGGCTTCTATTCCAACTACATGCTGGTGGTGGGAACCATCTCCACCTTCATCATGCAGGTGATCAACAGCATGGCTGAAAGCGTGGGGAACCTGATTGCCAGTGAGGACAGGAGCCATGTGTACGAGATTTTCAGGAGGGTCTTCCTGATTAACTTCCTGATTTGCGGGGTGGCCTCCATCGTCCTGCTGAACACGCTGAACCCGTTCATCTCCTGGTGGCTGGGGGCGGATTACACCCTGTCCGGCGCGTGCTCGTTCGTCATCATCCTGAACTTCTTCGTGGTGGGCATGCGGCGCTCCGCCATGGTGTTCAAGACCAAGGCGGGGATCTTCCACCAGGACCGCTACTCCCCCCTGCTCCAGGGCGTGATCAACGTCATCCTGTCCGTTACGCTGGTGCAGTGGTGGGGCATTGCGGGCGTGCTGCTGGCGGCGACGCTCAGCCTTCTTTCCATAGGCGTCTGGCAATTCCCCCGGCTGGTGTACAAGCATGTGTTCCACCAGCCGCTGAGGCGGTACTTCATGACGTACGGATGGTACCTGCTGCTGGCGGCGGCGGGGTACATGCTGACGTACCCGCTCTGTTCCCGTTCCTATTTTTCCTCTCCCCTGGCTGACTTGTTCATGTGGGGGGGCATTTCCGTTGTCATTCCGCTGGGTCTGTATGTCCTCGTCCTGTTCCGGACGGGGCCTTTCCGCGGACTGATGGGCCACATGCGCACGCTGGTATGCAGATGA
- a CDS encoding glycosyltransferase family 4 protein, whose translation MKIAYVLDDLDAAGGIQAVTRAKAAALAAIPGNEVVLVTANDSRQTASSLPQGVKVVHLGVNYYEDDWKGFLYVLKGILVRRRRHARALRSVLDELEPDIVISVGQSEKFMIPRLSRNRSWKTVREFHYSGTYRKDYARLQGGLRARLVAAVSDFYEFGLGKGSYDATVVLTRQDREENWCGKNGVHVIPNPCILRPERTSALECRRVVAVGRLVPVKGFDLLVQAWEKVAAVHPDWELEIWGDGPERNALERLIREKGLQGKVFLRGVTGDVQGRLLQSSMLVFSSLFEGFGMVLVEAMACGVPCVAFECPCGPRDVISTEEDGLLVPPGDTEQLSLAIIRLMEQPELRRRMGAAARGKAAQYALDAIAARWMDLFRELTSNQQR comes from the coding sequence ATGAAAATTGCCTATGTGCTGGATGATCTGGACGCGGCGGGCGGCATTCAGGCCGTAACGCGCGCCAAGGCGGCGGCATTGGCCGCCATCCCCGGCAATGAGGTGGTACTGGTCACGGCCAACGATTCCCGGCAGACCGCTTCCTCCCTCCCGCAGGGTGTCAAGGTGGTTCATCTGGGCGTGAATTATTATGAGGACGACTGGAAGGGCTTCCTCTACGTCCTGAAAGGCATTCTGGTCAGGCGCAGAAGGCATGCCAGGGCCTTGCGCAGCGTGTTGGACGAATTGGAGCCCGACATTGTTATCTCTGTGGGGCAGTCGGAAAAATTCATGATTCCGCGGCTTTCCCGCAACAGGTCCTGGAAAACAGTGCGTGAATTTCATTACTCCGGAACATACCGGAAGGATTATGCCCGCCTTCAGGGCGGACTGCGCGCCCGGCTGGTGGCCGCAGTCTCCGACTTCTATGAATTCGGCCTCGGCAAGGGGAGCTATGACGCCACGGTGGTGCTCACCCGGCAGGACCGGGAGGAAAACTGGTGCGGAAAGAATGGCGTGCATGTCATCCCTAATCCATGCATTCTCCGTCCGGAACGGACCTCCGCCCTGGAATGCCGCCGTGTGGTAGCCGTGGGAAGGCTCGTTCCCGTGAAGGGCTTTGACCTGCTGGTCCAGGCCTGGGAAAAAGTGGCCGCGGTTCATCCGGACTGGGAACTGGAAATATGGGGGGATGGCCCGGAACGCAATGCCCTGGAACGGCTGATACGGGAAAAAGGATTGCAAGGCAAGGTGTTCCTGCGCGGCGTGACCGGTGATGTGCAGGGCAGGCTGCTGCAATCCTCCATGCTTGTCTTTTCCTCCCTGTTTGAAGGCTTCGGCATGGTGCTGGTGGAGGCCATGGCGTGCGGCGTGCCGTGCGTGGCCTTTGAATGCCCGTGCGGTCCCCGAGATGTGATTTCCACGGAGGAAGACGGGCTTCTGGTTCCCCCCGGAGATACGGAACAGCTCTCCCTGGCTATCATCCGGCTGATGGAACAGCCGGAGCTGAGGCGCAGAATGGGGGCCGCCGCCCGTGGGAAAGCGGCGCAATATGCCCTGGATGCCATTGCCGCGCGCTGGATGGACCTGTTCCGCGAACTAACTTCCAATCAACAACGTTAA
- a CDS encoding glycoside hydrolase family 88 protein, giving the protein MTFYVSMLSLLLLLALAVACVDAWRFMGMLAGRIRIGRWQDRRAWQEALARTASSWTRRMPAVPRKDQGRRILWEMVRGTYADTAIQGWQAAGLFLGLNAYAADRKDEALKEKLCRRLEEHELVKNYLAVPHPEQWEVDRLLLDYAVLETGCRGAERVAEASSALLESLRTEAGTLAYRRRQPGMRYVDTIGLACPLAAACAVRTGKEEYWNLAVKQVEEYDVALLPGSSFPAHGFEMERGYPLGLHDWSRGIGWYALGLCELYRLMSLHGRPEADGMARRILALAEELLPLQKKNGGFGWMVARPESVFESSGTALLGLLLLAAFRISGEDRFLEAAFRAEKALMGVTRRNGVLDMCQGDTKGIGMYSDVWNLMPFAQGMALRLGVELNREESRA; this is encoded by the coding sequence ATGACTTTTTATGTTTCCATGTTGTCCCTTCTGCTCCTGCTGGCCCTGGCTGTGGCCTGCGTGGACGCCTGGCGCTTCATGGGAATGCTGGCGGGCCGCATCCGCATCGGGCGCTGGCAGGACCGCCGCGCATGGCAGGAGGCTCTGGCCCGGACGGCCTCCTCATGGACGCGGCGCATGCCCGCCGTACCCAGGAAGGACCAGGGCAGGCGCATCCTGTGGGAAATGGTGCGGGGAACCTATGCGGATACCGCTATCCAGGGCTGGCAGGCGGCGGGACTTTTCCTGGGCCTGAATGCCTATGCGGCGGACAGGAAGGATGAGGCGCTGAAGGAAAAGCTGTGCCGCAGGCTGGAAGAACATGAACTGGTGAAAAATTATCTGGCCGTTCCTCACCCGGAACAGTGGGAGGTGGACCGCCTGCTGCTGGATTACGCCGTTCTGGAAACCGGCTGCCGCGGGGCGGAGCGGGTGGCGGAGGCTTCCTCCGCGCTGCTGGAATCCCTCCGGACGGAGGCGGGAACCCTGGCCTACAGGCGCAGGCAGCCCGGCATGCGTTACGTGGATACCATCGGCCTGGCGTGTCCGCTGGCCGCCGCCTGCGCGGTGCGTACGGGGAAGGAAGAATACTGGAATCTGGCGGTGAAGCAGGTGGAGGAATATGATGTGGCCCTGCTGCCGGGCTCCTCCTTCCCGGCCCACGGGTTTGAGATGGAGCGCGGTTACCCGCTGGGGCTGCATGACTGGTCCCGCGGCATCGGCTGGTACGCGCTGGGCCTGTGTGAGCTGTACCGCCTGATGTCCCTGCATGGCAGGCCGGAGGCGGATGGAATGGCGCGGCGCATTCTGGCGCTGGCGGAAGAACTGCTGCCCCTGCAGAAAAAAAATGGCGGCTTCGGCTGGATGGTTGCCAGGCCGGAGTCCGTGTTTGAATCCTCCGGAACGGCCCTGCTGGGCCTGCTGCTGCTGGCCGCCTTCCGCATCTCCGGAGAAGATCGTTTCCTGGAAGCCGCGTTCCGTGCGGAAAAAGCGCTGATGGGGGTGACGCGCCGCAATGGCGTGCTGGATATGTGCCAGGGAGACACCAAGGGAATCGGCATGTATTCCGATGTGTGGAATCTGATGCCCTTTGCCCAGGGAATGGCCCTGCGGCTGGGCGTGGAACTGAACCGGGAGGAGAGCAGGGCATGA
- a CDS encoding glycosyltransferase family 4 protein, whose protein sequence is MGRRLLYITNGITGAGGLERVLSVRTRLLAEKYGDEIHVLTLNEEGAEPFYGFSPGIHLHDVRMRGGPAARFLAWARGIRKAVREAAPDVIAVCDDGFKGFWIPLLVKDFRRPVVYERHVSRLIQAEGRKFPALMSMEFAAMRLLGGMFSRFVVLTPGNRKEWPMDNVEVIPNPLPFYPDVPSSGQEKRVIAVGKISPQKNYGALLRAWKDVHGKFPGWKLDLFGAEKDGGALRKEIRAAGLEESFLLHPPTREIMREYLASSICAMSSRYEGFGMMLAEAMACGVPCVAFDCPCGPGDIIRHGEDGLLAEAGNIPELAAALERLMENDALRASMAEKARENVKRYAAETVAARWDALFSRVLEEEKGGRA, encoded by the coding sequence ATGGGGAGACGCCTGCTGTACATCACCAATGGAATCACCGGAGCGGGAGGGCTGGAGCGCGTGCTCTCCGTCCGCACCCGCCTGCTTGCGGAAAAATACGGGGATGAAATTCATGTGCTGACGCTGAATGAAGAGGGCGCGGAGCCCTTTTACGGCTTTTCCCCCGGCATCCACCTTCATGATGTACGCATGCGGGGCGGACCAGCCGCCCGTTTCCTGGCCTGGGCGCGTGGAATCAGGAAGGCGGTGCGCGAGGCGGCCCCGGATGTGATTGCCGTCTGTGACGACGGATTCAAGGGGTTCTGGATTCCACTCCTGGTGAAGGACTTCCGGCGTCCGGTGGTTTATGAGCGCCATGTGTCCCGGCTGATTCAGGCGGAGGGTAGGAAATTCCCGGCCCTCATGAGCATGGAATTTGCCGCCATGCGTCTGCTGGGGGGGATGTTCTCCCGTTTTGTGGTGCTCACCCCCGGAAACAGGAAGGAATGGCCCATGGACAATGTGGAAGTGATTCCCAATCCGTTGCCGTTTTATCCGGACGTTCCTTCTTCCGGACAGGAAAAACGGGTGATCGCCGTCGGCAAGATTTCTCCCCAGAAAAATTATGGCGCGCTGCTCCGCGCATGGAAGGACGTGCACGGAAAATTTCCGGGCTGGAAACTGGACTTGTTCGGAGCGGAAAAGGACGGAGGGGCGTTGAGAAAAGAGATACGGGCCGCAGGGCTGGAGGAGAGCTTCCTGCTGCATCCGCCCACGCGGGAAATCATGCGGGAGTATCTGGCCTCTTCCATCTGTGCGATGTCTTCCCGCTATGAAGGATTCGGCATGATGCTGGCGGAGGCGATGGCGTGCGGCGTGCCGTGCGTGGCCTTTGACTGCCCCTGCGGTCCCGGGGACATCATCCGCCACGGGGAGGACGGCCTGCTGGCGGAAGCGGGGAACATTCCGGAACTGGCTGCCGCGCTGGAACGCCTGATGGAGAATGACGCGTTGCGCGCCTCCATGGCCGAGAAGGCCCGGGAGAATGTGAAGCGTTACGCGGCGGAAACAGTGGCGGCCCGGTGGGACGCCCTGTTCAGCCGTGTGCTGGAAGAAGAGAAAGGAGGCCGTGCATGA
- a CDS encoding glycosyltransferase family 2 protein — MISVIVPVYNAEAYLSRCMESILNQTYRDIRVICVNDGSTDGTGGMLEEFARRDGRVKVICRTNSGLSASRNAGLELAEGEYVMFVDADDWLDGHACADAVEAMERRDADIVFWSYAREYETASSPVRFWPGERVFDGKSMIWLRNRLLGPDGSELARPERLDSYGTAWGKLYRSSLFREGRASFVDTALIGSAEDVLCNLSLFGAARRAVYIPSTFYHYRKTAAGALTKRYKPDLTAQWEELFRRMARHVQENGASPEAERALRNRMAVSLIFLGLNVCDAPGSAYVKCGMLRTLLKRDWCRAAVKKLPLAPLPPHWKVFFLNAKLGFVPGLYLLLKAIKRILAR, encoded by the coding sequence ATGATTTCCGTCATTGTTCCCGTCTATAATGCGGAGGCCTACCTGTCCCGCTGCATGGAAAGTATTCTGAACCAGACGTACCGGGACATCCGGGTGATCTGCGTGAATGACGGTTCCACGGACGGCACGGGGGGGATGCTGGAAGAATTTGCCCGCAGGGATGGCCGTGTGAAGGTAATTTGCCGCACGAACTCCGGGCTTTCCGCCTCCCGCAATGCCGGGCTGGAACTGGCGGAGGGGGAATACGTGATGTTTGTGGATGCGGACGACTGGCTGGACGGGCATGCGTGCGCAGACGCCGTGGAAGCCATGGAACGGCGGGATGCGGACATCGTCTTCTGGAGTTATGCCAGGGAATATGAAACGGCTTCCTCCCCGGTGCGGTTCTGGCCGGGGGAACGGGTGTTTGATGGAAAATCCATGATCTGGCTGAGGAACCGGCTTCTGGGGCCGGACGGTTCCGAGTTGGCACGCCCGGAACGGCTGGATTCCTACGGAACGGCCTGGGGCAAGCTTTACAGGAGCTCCCTGTTCCGGGAGGGGAGGGCGTCCTTTGTGGATACGGCCCTCATCGGCTCCGCGGAAGACGTGCTCTGCAATCTCTCTCTGTTCGGCGCGGCCCGCAGGGCGGTGTACATTCCCTCCACCTTCTACCATTACAGGAAAACGGCGGCGGGAGCCCTGACCAAGAGGTACAAGCCTGACTTGACCGCCCAGTGGGAGGAGCTTTTCCGGAGGATGGCCCGGCATGTGCAGGAAAACGGAGCCTCTCCGGAGGCTGAACGCGCATTGCGGAACCGCATGGCCGTTTCCCTCATTTTCCTGGGCCTGAACGTCTGCGACGCTCCGGGGTCTGCCTACGTGAAATGCGGCATGCTCCGTACCCTGCTGAAGCGGGACTGGTGCCGGGCGGCGGTAAAAAAACTGCCCCTGGCCCCCCTGCCGCCGCACTGGAAGGTGTTTTTCCTGAACGCGAAACTGGGCTTTGTGCCCGGTTTGTACCTGCTGCTCAAAGCCATTAAACGAATCCTGGCAAGATGA
- a CDS encoding glycosyltransferase: MNPQRVLMVFTIMNRGGAETMVMNYYRHIDRGRLQFDFLVHRETPGIYEEEIRSLGGRIYRLPPITLSGLAEYRKKVAEFFDAHPEYRLVHGHCSELGYWVYREAAARKLPFIAAHAHSSPLGVDRNSLQRFLLKHLMRPYLTHRFTCNELCGRWLFGRRGMRNAIVVRNAIDAEKFRYSPEIREQVRKEMKWDGKLVVGHTGNFSWPKNHEFLLRVFRALLAVQPECLLVLVGSGGEGEEKIRAEAQNPEWGGKIRLLGGRDDVAALLQGMDVFAFPSWFEGFGIAMLEAQAAGLPVVASDRVPEDGAVAPGHVNFLSLRESPGAWVEKILEITDGWRRTDTSAAIRAAGLDVVHNAERLQQIYLEQGGGE, translated from the coding sequence ATGAATCCTCAACGTGTGCTCATGGTATTCACCATTATGAACCGCGGCGGCGCGGAAACGATGGTGATGAATTATTACCGCCATATCGACCGCGGCAGGCTCCAGTTTGACTTTCTGGTGCACCGGGAGACCCCCGGCATTTATGAAGAGGAAATACGGAGCCTGGGCGGGAGGATTTACAGGCTGCCCCCCATTACCCTGTCCGGCCTGGCGGAATACCGGAAAAAGGTGGCGGAATTTTTTGACGCGCATCCGGAATACAGGCTGGTGCACGGGCATTGTTCCGAGCTGGGCTACTGGGTGTACCGGGAAGCGGCGGCGCGGAAGCTCCCCTTCATTGCGGCGCACGCCCACAGCTCCCCCCTGGGGGTGGACAGGAATTCCCTGCAGCGGTTCCTGCTGAAGCACCTCATGCGCCCGTACCTGACGCACCGATTCACATGCAATGAACTTTGCGGACGCTGGCTGTTCGGGCGGCGGGGTATGCGGAACGCCATCGTGGTGCGGAATGCCATTGATGCGGAAAAATTCAGGTACTCTCCGGAAATCCGGGAACAGGTGAGGAAGGAAATGAAGTGGGATGGAAAGCTGGTGGTGGGCCATACCGGCAATTTCTCCTGGCCCAAGAATCATGAATTCCTGCTGCGCGTGTTCCGCGCCCTGCTGGCGGTTCAGCCGGAATGCCTGCTGGTGCTGGTGGGAAGCGGCGGGGAAGGGGAGGAAAAGATACGGGCTGAAGCGCAGAACCCGGAGTGGGGCGGGAAAATCCGCCTGTTGGGCGGCAGGGATGACGTTGCGGCCCTGTTGCAGGGGATGGACGTCTTTGCATTCCCCTCCTGGTTTGAAGGCTTCGGCATTGCCATGCTGGAGGCGCAGGCCGCCGGACTGCCCGTAGTGGCTTCCGACCGGGTGCCGGAGGACGGCGCGGTGGCGCCGGGCCATGTGAACTTTCTTTCCCTCAGGGAATCCCCCGGTGCATGGGTGGAAAAAATACTGGAAATAACGGACGGCTGGCGCCGTACGGACACCTCGGCGGCCATTCGGGCGGCCGGGCTGGACGTCGTCCATAATGCGGAAAGGCTTCAGCAAATTTATCTGGAACAGGGAGGTGGGGAATGA